One Myxosarcina sp. GI1 genomic window carries:
- a CDS encoding cytochrome ubiquinol oxidase subunit I: MDFLSNPVALSRMQFAFTAIFHMLWPVLTTGMAIYLIVVEGMWLKTRNPDYYYHARFWSKLYVLNFGIGVATGIPMEFQFGTNWAPFSQATGDFFGSVLGFEASMAFMLEAGFLGIMLFGWERVPPVMHYIATIMVAFGANLSIFWILSANSWLQTPAGGEFINGHFEVRDYFQAIFNPFMLNSVMHMFMATLETSLFVIGGISAWYILKDRNAKFFSLSFKIVLAVAIAVTPLQLYIGHLSGEQVYRYQPTKLAAMEAQWETIPAGESPAWSMMAIPNDKAEQNDWEVSIPGLLSYILEIKPRLSEPVQGLKEWQSEDRPHMIGLVYYSFRVMIAIGVFLAALMALTTLQWLRGKLSPENITKQRWLLRIWMLAAPLGYIAIESGWIVRCVGRQPWVVYGEVRTIDGVSDLPAGDIIGSLAAYIIVYSLLFIATLYFGSRIIRKGPNLDLPIPGKEVASEVETEPATKIPDNRPLEAQQ, translated from the coding sequence ATGGACTTTTTATCGAATCCTGTTGCTCTATCGCGGATGCAGTTTGCCTTTACCGCTATCTTTCACATGTTATGGCCAGTTCTTACTACGGGTATGGCAATCTATCTGATAGTTGTAGAAGGAATGTGGCTCAAAACTCGCAACCCAGATTATTACTATCACGCTCGTTTTTGGTCGAAACTCTACGTACTTAATTTTGGTATTGGCGTAGCTACGGGTATTCCAATGGAGTTTCAGTTTGGTACTAACTGGGCACCTTTTTCGCAAGCTACGGGAGATTTTTTTGGTAGCGTTTTGGGTTTTGAAGCTTCGATGGCATTTATGCTAGAGGCTGGTTTTTTAGGCATTATGCTGTTTGGTTGGGAAAGAGTACCACCCGTAATGCACTATATTGCCACAATTATGGTGGCATTTGGAGCTAATTTATCTATTTTCTGGATTTTGAGCGCGAATTCGTGGTTGCAGACACCCGCAGGTGGCGAATTTATTAACGGACATTTTGAAGTTCGAGATTATTTTCAAGCAATCTTCAATCCGTTTATGCTTAATAGCGTGATGCACATGTTTATGGCGACATTAGAAACGTCGTTATTTGTCATCGGCGGCATTAGTGCCTGGTATATTCTCAAAGACCGTAATGCCAAATTTTTTAGCTTATCTTTTAAAATAGTTTTGGCAGTTGCGATCGCGGTTACTCCCCTACAGCTTTATATCGGACATTTAAGCGGCGAACAAGTTTATCGCTATCAGCCAACCAAATTAGCAGCAATGGAAGCACAGTGGGAGACTATCCCCGCAGGTGAATCTCCCGCTTGGAGTATGATGGCAATTCCTAACGATAAAGCAGAGCAAAATGATTGGGAAGTTTCTATTCCTGGGTTGTTAAGCTACATTCTGGAAATTAAACCCCGACTGTCCGAACCCGTACAAGGACTCAAAGAATGGCAGAGTGAAGATCGTCCCCACATGATTGGTTTGGTGTACTATTCGTTTCGAGTCATGATTGCTATTGGCGTATTTTTGGCTGCTTTGATGGCATTGACTACCTTGCAATGGCTGCGAGGTAAACTCTCACCCGAAAACATTACCAAACAGCGTTGGTTGCTGAGAATTTGGATGTTAGCCGCACCTTTAGGCTATATTGCGATCGAATCTGGCTGGATCGTGCGCTGCGTCGGCAGACAGCCTTGGGTAGTCTATGGAGAAGTTCGTACTATCGATGGTGTTTCCGATTTACCAGCAGGAGACATTATCGGTTCGCTAGCTGCATATATAATCGTTTACTCTTTACTATTTATTGCCACACTTTATTTTGGCAGTCGCATTATTCGCAAAGGTCCAAATTTAGATTTACCTATACCTGGTAAAGAGGTTGCTTCGGAAGTAGAAACCGAACCAGCGACTAAAATTCCCGATAATCGTCCTTTAGAAGCGCAACAGTAA
- the cydB gene encoding cytochrome d ubiquinol oxidase subunit II, with product MEPLQNFLPQLWFVVLALFLFLYVMLDGFDLGVGILSITSSTEERRGILMTSLNNVWDANETWLVLMGGALFGAFPLAYGTILQALYIPITLMVFGLIFRAVAFEFREHSNRKLFWNLAFGIGSFLAATGQGFALGGVLKGIAVDESGIFIGNTWDWFNWQSVLITLTLIQGYVLIGSTYLITKTEGELQDVHYNTARIAAITTLIGAILITITTPIFYVSARERLFTEPFIYVFAAIPVLGILLIGLLLRSIRRRRERSPFIWTILLFLLSFFGLGLIVFPYIIPTEITIYEASASLSSLVFMIIFIGFLIPIMLAYNIYQYIVFGGKVTEQNYGG from the coding sequence ATGGAACCATTACAAAATTTTTTACCTCAACTCTGGTTTGTAGTTCTGGCTTTATTTCTCTTTCTCTACGTAATGTTAGACGGTTTCGATTTAGGGGTAGGCATTCTATCTATTACTAGCTCTACCGAAGAACGTCGCGGTATTCTCATGACTAGTTTAAATAATGTTTGGGATGCCAATGAAACCTGGTTGGTATTAATGGGAGGCGCATTATTTGGAGCATTTCCTCTAGCTTACGGTACGATTCTTCAAGCTTTATATATACCTATTACGCTCATGGTTTTTGGGCTAATTTTTCGGGCGGTAGCTTTTGAATTTCGCGAACATTCTAACCGCAAATTGTTCTGGAATTTGGCATTTGGTATTGGTAGCTTTTTAGCAGCTACAGGACAGGGTTTTGCTTTGGGTGGAGTCTTAAAAGGTATTGCCGTAGACGAGTCGGGAATCTTTATTGGTAATACTTGGGACTGGTTTAACTGGCAGTCGGTTTTGATAACTCTAACTTTGATTCAAGGCTATGTATTGATTGGTTCTACCTATTTGATTACCAAGACCGAAGGTGAGTTACAAGATGTTCATTATAATACTGCCAGAATTGCTGCTATTACAACTTTAATCGGGGCGATTTTAATTACCATTACCACGCCAATTTTTTATGTCAGTGCCAGAGAACGCTTGTTTACCGAGCCATTTATCTATGTTTTTGCGGCAATACCAGTATTAGGGATTTTGCTGATAGGTTTATTGTTGAGAAGTATCCGCCGAAGGCGCGAACGCAGTCCTTTTATCTGGACTATTTTATTATTCTTACTTTCTTTTTTCGGATTGGGATTAATTGTTTTTCCCTATATCATTCCTACAGAAATAACTATCTATGAAGCTTCGGCTAGTCTTAGTTCTTTAGTGTTTATGATAATCTTTATCGGCTTTTTGATTCCAATTATGCTGGCATACAACATCTATCAATATATTGTTTTTGGTGGCAAGGTTACGGAGCAAAATTATGGCGGTTAA
- a CDS encoding valine--pyruvate transaminase, with product MNPTLSQFGKQMSQLTGVRAIMKDIIETLRNSGDREFINLSAGNPVILPEVEQLWRECTQELLASKEYGEVVCRYGSSQGYPQLIEAVKNDFNARYNLNLSDRHILITPGSQSLYFYAANAFGGYTDGKLKQVVLPLSPDYTGYGGVTLTPEALVAYKPKLDIEDSLHRFKYRPDFSQLQITSETGCVIFSRPCNPTGNVLSDEEVDKIAAMAAVNDVPVLIDSAYATPYPALNFTAMSPRFGENIIHCLSLSKAGLPGERVGVAIGDPQLIQILESFQTNACIHSPRYGQAIAALAIASGRLAELSQKVIRTHYQRKLELLEATLDKAMPQSLPWFLHRGEGAIFAWLWLKDLPITDWEFYQRLKQVGVIAVPGNSFFPGLQTDWQHKHQCLRLSLTATEAEIVTAMKRLAAVTEASYR from the coding sequence ATGAACCCCACTCTATCTCAATTCGGTAAGCAAATGTCCCAACTTACGGGAGTCAGGGCGATTATGAAAGATATTATCGAAACTTTGAGAAATAGTGGCGACAGAGAATTTATTAACCTCAGTGCTGGTAATCCCGTAATACTCCCAGAAGTAGAACAATTATGGCGCGAATGTACTCAAGAACTATTAGCCAGTAAAGAATACGGCGAAGTTGTCTGTCGTTACGGCTCTTCTCAGGGATACCCCCAACTGATTGAAGCTGTCAAAAACGATTTTAATGCTCGCTATAATTTGAACCTGAGCGATCGCCATATATTGATTACTCCTGGTTCTCAGAGTTTATATTTTTATGCAGCTAATGCTTTTGGTGGCTACACAGATGGCAAATTAAAACAGGTTGTTTTACCACTAAGTCCCGACTATACGGGTTATGGAGGCGTTACTCTGACACCCGAAGCCTTAGTAGCCTACAAACCAAAATTAGACATTGAAGATAGTCTACATCGTTTTAAATATCGCCCCGATTTTAGCCAGCTGCAAATTACCTCTGAAACTGGCTGTGTCATCTTTTCTCGTCCCTGTAATCCCACTGGTAATGTTTTGAGCGATGAAGAAGTAGATAAAATCGCGGCTATGGCTGCCGTGAATGATGTTCCCGTACTAATTGATTCTGCTTACGCTACGCCTTATCCCGCTCTTAACTTTACTGCTATGTCTCCTCGCTTTGGCGAAAATATCATTCACTGTTTGAGCTTATCTAAAGCGGGATTACCTGGAGAAAGAGTTGGGGTGGCAATCGGCGATCCGCAGCTAATTCAGATTTTGGAATCTTTTCAAACTAATGCCTGTATTCATTCTCCTCGTTACGGACAGGCGATCGCAGCGTTAGCTATTGCTTCTGGTAGACTGGCAGAACTATCTCAGAAAGTAATTCGTACTCACTACCAACGTAAACTAGAACTGCTCGAAGCAACCTTAGATAAGGCAATGCCTCAAAGTCTACCCTGGTTTTTGCATCGTGGAGAAGGGGCAATTTTTGCCTGGCTGTGGTTAAAAGATTTACCCATAACCGACTGGGAGTTCTATCAACGGCTCAAACAGGTAGGAGTAATTGCCGTACCTGGAAATAGCTTTTTTCCTGGCTTACAAACGGACTGGCAGCACAAACACCAATGTCTGCGTCTCAGTCTTACCGCAACAGAAGCCGAGATAGTCACCGCCATGAAGCGACTGGCAGCAGTAACCGAAGCTAGCTATAGATGA
- the rimM gene encoding ribosome maturation factor RimM (Essential for efficient processing of 16S rRNA), with product MTEIMNDEPLISENLIKVGTIVSPQGIKGELKVYADSDFPERFINPGIRWLQHPQTQEITEVELLKGRVAKKNLYVIKLAGIDNRDRAEELRQSLFLADKRGKPALAPDEYHVADLIDLEVYDRTTGENIGVTVEMYTAGNDILEVKLHRQPDKQELPVKDNSSISRKSKRKRPKAKASKPVTVFIPFVKEIVPVVDLKNKRLEILPPPGLLEINRS from the coding sequence ATGACAGAGATAATGAATGATGAGCCATTAATAAGCGAAAACTTAATTAAAGTAGGAACGATTGTTTCACCACAGGGAATCAAAGGAGAGTTGAAAGTATATGCTGACTCTGACTTTCCCGAACGATTCATCAACCCAGGAATTCGTTGGTTGCAGCATCCTCAAACTCAAGAAATTACAGAAGTGGAGTTATTAAAGGGACGAGTTGCTAAAAAAAATCTTTATGTAATCAAACTAGCAGGAATTGATAACCGCGATCGCGCTGAAGAGTTACGTCAGTCTTTATTCTTAGCAGATAAAAGAGGTAAACCAGCATTAGCACCTGATGAATATCATGTTGCCGATCTTATCGATTTAGAAGTGTACGATCGCACCACTGGAGAAAATATTGGTGTAACGGTAGAGATGTATACGGCGGGTAACGATATACTAGAAGTAAAGCTACATCGGCAACCAGATAAACAAGAGCTACCTGTGAAAGACAACTCTTCAATCAGTCGTAAAAGCAAACGTAAGAGACCAAAAGCTAAAGCTAGCAAGCCCGTAACGGTTTTTATTCCTTTTGTTAAAGAGATAGTTCCAGTAGTAGATCTTAAAAACAAGCGACTGGAAATTTTACCTCCTCCTGGTTTGCTGGAAATCAATCGCAGTTAA
- the psb34 gene encoding photosystem II assembly protein Psb34, with protein MTTTKDENGIINNFAKEPKVYVAENPTPKEQRRYAITGAISGLLIAGFIAASFAIS; from the coding sequence ATGACTACGACAAAAGACGAAAACGGAATTATTAATAACTTTGCTAAAGAACCTAAAGTGTATGTTGCCGAAAACCCCACACCAAAAGAGCAACGTCGTTATGCAATCACTGGAGCTATATCTGGTCTGCTCATCGCAGGCTTTATTGCTGCTTCCTTTGCAATTAGCTAA
- a CDS encoding DUF3038 domain-containing protein, whose protein sequence is MSQSASTTSDFQPAIAKEPAILNSLPDIALPARGCSPHTQQQIDLLLLAIEALELGASEKMLATAKQLKIEEIIKNRVVFWRLRRSNPWRRSYTRDSLSLDEAKALMILANYRAKELVVIIRQLLIAEQQMRAKQLPLENHFRLAEYCARFRAHFRSRMNARRAKVSAYIGSEAELNELALSLLRKLLFCTGTRGIERVWYSLFDGEVA, encoded by the coding sequence ATGAGTCAATCCGCAAGCACAACATCCGATTTTCAGCCAGCGATCGCTAAGGAACCAGCAATTTTAAATTCCTTACCCGATATTGCCCTGCCAGCGCGTGGTTGTTCGCCTCACACCCAACAACAAATCGATCTACTCTTATTAGCTATTGAGGCTCTAGAGTTGGGGGCTTCTGAAAAGATGTTAGCTACGGCAAAACAGTTAAAAATTGAGGAAATTATTAAAAATAGAGTAGTCTTTTGGCGTTTGCGCCGTAGCAATCCCTGGCGACGTTCTTATACGCGGGATTCTTTAAGTTTGGACGAAGCAAAAGCTTTGATGATTTTGGCTAACTATCGTGCTAAAGAGTTAGTAGTCATAATCAGACAGTTATTAATTGCCGAACAACAAATGAGAGCCAAACAACTGCCTCTGGAAAATCATTTTCGTCTGGCAGAATATTGTGCCAGATTTCGCGCTCATTTTCGCAGTCGGATGAATGCTAGAAGGGCTAAAGTATCGGCGTACATAGGCTCGGAAGCAGAGTTGAACGAGTTAGCTTTAAGTTTATTACGCAAGCTGTTATTCTGTACGGGAACTAGAGGTATAGAGAGAGTTTGGTACAGTTTGTTTGATGGAGAGGTAGCTTAA
- a CDS encoding UbiA family prenyltransferase, whose amino-acid sequence MKTALLEKDTNLQTWLYDRFVRLIIYPSVWVSAAIASLGIFAQILMGLEFNWKPIALIFATGLIPYNLDRIFDSYVQEIPEAEAQSFFRQPYIFLLLIAAIIATAVLLYDAPLIVRYVSCAGIVPLLYGTPLFPWRRNSQIRWYRLKDIPGSKAWIVGGTLTYAAVALPLAYAGRQFDTMAALTTLFTFVFIVSNSHTFDLRDIESDRHKGVTTLPLIVGVRGTRIVLTTLNVVMLLVMFAAWRTNTFNYYPEIVLSTEITIGYIWIVKPEMSRALYNIWIDGVLFVPILFHWGLEAVSTLV is encoded by the coding sequence ATGAAAACTGCTTTATTAGAGAAAGATACTAATCTGCAAACTTGGCTGTACGACCGCTTTGTTCGCCTAATAATCTATCCGAGTGTATGGGTATCGGCAGCGATCGCTTCATTGGGGATTTTTGCTCAGATTTTAATGGGGCTAGAGTTTAATTGGAAACCTATTGCTTTGATTTTCGCTACGGGACTCATTCCCTATAATCTCGATCGCATCTTTGATTCTTACGTGCAAGAAATCCCCGAAGCCGAGGCACAATCTTTTTTTCGTCAGCCTTATATTTTTCTCTTATTAATCGCAGCAATTATCGCCACTGCCGTACTTTTATATGACGCGCCTTTGATAGTTCGATATGTAAGCTGTGCGGGTATCGTGCCTCTACTTTACGGTACGCCTTTGTTTCCCTGGCGCAGAAATTCCCAAATTAGATGGTATCGCTTAAAAGATATTCCTGGTTCTAAAGCCTGGATTGTGGGAGGAACTCTAACTTATGCAGCAGTTGCTTTACCATTAGCTTACGCAGGAAGACAGTTTGATACAATGGCAGCATTGACGACTCTGTTTACCTTTGTCTTTATTGTTTCTAATTCTCATACTTTCGATCTGCGGGATATCGAGTCCGATCGCCATAAAGGTGTAACTACTTTACCGCTAATAGTAGGAGTGCGAGGAACGAGAATCGTCTTAACGACTTTGAATGTTGTCATGCTGTTGGTAATGTTTGCAGCCTGGAGGACAAATACTTTTAACTATTATCCAGAGATAGTTTTATCTACAGAAATAACCATTGGCTATATTTGGATAGTTAAACCTGAAATGTCGCGAGCGCTCTACAATATCTGGATTGATGGCGTTTTATTCGTGCCTATTTTATTTCATTGGGGATTAGAAGCAGTTTCTACTTTAGTTTGA
- a CDS encoding adenine phosphoribosyltransferase encodes MELKSLIRDIPDFPQQGIMFRDITTLLKNPQGLRYTIDTLTQKCRDRNLLPDYIVGMESRGFVFAPLLAYQLNAGFIPVRKPGKLPAAVHHIEYELEYGTDRLEIHQDALEAGAKVLVVDDLIATGGTAKATAELLAKMGAKILGFAFVIELTGLNGRQMLPNLPIISLMEY; translated from the coding sequence ATGGAACTAAAATCTTTAATTCGCGATATTCCCGATTTTCCCCAACAGGGAATTATGTTTCGAGATATAACCACTTTGCTAAAAAATCCCCAGGGCTTACGCTACACCATCGATACTCTGACACAGAAATGCCGCGATCGCAATTTATTACCAGATTATATAGTCGGCATGGAATCAAGAGGTTTTGTTTTCGCTCCGCTTTTAGCCTATCAACTCAACGCGGGTTTTATTCCCGTACGCAAACCAGGTAAGCTTCCTGCCGCAGTTCATCATATCGAGTACGAATTAGAATACGGTACCGATAGGCTAGAAATACATCAAGATGCGCTTGAAGCTGGTGCAAAGGTACTAGTTGTTGACGATCTCATTGCTACGGGGGGAACCGCTAAAGCTACTGCCGAACTGTTAGCCAAAATGGGAGCAAAAATTTTAGGATTTGCTTTTGTAATCGAACTGACTGGTTTAAATGGCAGACAAATGTTACCAAATTTACCGATTATTAGCTTGATGGAGTATTAA
- a CDS encoding DUF4335 domain-containing protein yields the protein MSITRQYNLPNCSLILEGLEDVSEDKVNILDGRSPMAILVNAECIIGADRKLSGGSVFLNNLVQAVSNYAQEFLSGLPHPQNETEYPQVKITQTENNLHRLTVESQPESSEAVTAIDLTTVEFFDLVDAIDRLASDRATLPQLALELHSVGRRYRKPEQPFADRATPAVVGVASLALAAAVLWLIPPPTVREREPELEATPTETIPTNPQTAPPTANPSSEETE from the coding sequence GTGAGCATTACAAGGCAATACAATTTACCCAACTGTTCTTTAATCCTAGAAGGATTGGAAGATGTTTCCGAAGATAAAGTAAATATCTTAGACGGGCGATCGCCAATGGCAATCTTAGTCAATGCTGAATGTATTATCGGTGCCGATCGAAAACTCAGTGGCGGTAGCGTATTTTTAAATAACTTGGTGCAAGCTGTTAGTAACTATGCTCAAGAATTTCTAAGTGGCTTACCCCATCCTCAAAATGAGACAGAATATCCCCAGGTTAAAATTACTCAAACTGAAAACAATTTACACCGACTGACTGTAGAATCCCAACCAGAAAGTAGTGAAGCTGTTACGGCGATCGATTTAACTACTGTAGAGTTTTTCGATCTTGTCGATGCTATAGATCGGCTAGCCAGCGATCGCGCTACCTTACCACAACTGGCTCTAGAACTCCACTCTGTAGGCAGACGCTACCGCAAGCCAGAACAACCATTTGCCGACAGAGCAACTCCCGCAGTCGTAGGTGTTGCTAGTTTGGCATTAGCAGCCGCAGTATTGTGGCTAATTCCTCCTCCAACAGTACGAGAAAGAGAACCCGAACTAGAAGCAACTCCCACAGAAACTATACCTACAAATCCACAAACTGCACCACCAACGGCTAATCCTAGTTCGGAAGAAACTGAATAA
- a CDS encoding GNAT family N-acetyltransferase — MTLILETSRLILKPLLKSDFDLLHKILVDPYVRKYLCDDTIFSVGQIQAMLQKSQELFEREKFGLWSIANKTKLEIIGFVGLWYFFEEAQPQLIYALLPKATKKGYATEAAARILDYSFVKLGYNYLVVSCDRPNLESQQVATRLGMKQLEARMIDGKPTLFFRIDKITFAKNNCT, encoded by the coding sequence ATGACACTCATCTTAGAAACTTCACGACTAATTCTCAAACCACTTCTAAAGTCTGATTTCGACTTACTTCACAAGATACTTGTCGATCCCTATGTCAGAAAATACCTCTGCGACGACACAATATTTTCTGTGGGGCAAATCCAAGCAATGTTGCAAAAGAGTCAAGAACTTTTTGAGCGAGAAAAATTTGGTCTTTGGTCGATTGCAAACAAAACCAAATTAGAAATTATTGGTTTTGTCGGCTTGTGGTACTTCTTTGAAGAAGCTCAACCTCAATTAATTTATGCCTTATTGCCTAAAGCCACTAAAAAAGGTTATGCGACAGAAGCCGCCGCCAGAATATTAGATTATAGCTTTGTCAAACTTGGATACAATTATTTGGTCGTCAGTTGCGATCGCCCCAACCTCGAATCTCAACAAGTCGCGACAAGATTGGGAATGAAACAACTAGAAGCAAGAATGATAGACGGAAAACCTACTTTATTTTTCAGAATCGACAAAATTACATTTGCTAAAAACAATTGCACCTAA
- a CDS encoding NAD(P)-dependent oxidoreductase → MKKLLVTGASGFLGWNLCQVARKYWQVYGTYFSHLVEIPGVSLTEIDLRDYSSLQQLFVATAPDAVIHTAAASKPNFCQTHPLESYSINVEASLNVARLCAKFNIPCAFTSTDLVFDGKSSFYKESDPVSPISYYGEQKVAAEQKMLAIHPQIAVCRMPLMFGLASPVAGSMLQPMVTNLKAGTELNLFVDEFRTPASATTAAKGLLLAIEKRVTGILHLGGKERISRYDFGLLLANILNLPASLIKPGKQEDVTMAAPRSPDTSLDSSKAFVLGYQPLSLREELLNLVEHL, encoded by the coding sequence ATGAAGAAGCTATTAGTTACTGGTGCGAGTGGTTTTTTGGGTTGGAATTTGTGTCAGGTGGCAAGAAAGTACTGGCAGGTATATGGAACCTATTTTTCTCATTTGGTAGAAATACCTGGAGTAAGTTTGACCGAAATAGATCTGAGGGATTATTCTAGCCTCCAGCAGTTGTTTGTTGCGACCGCACCAGATGCGGTTATCCATACTGCTGCCGCTTCTAAACCTAACTTTTGTCAAACCCATCCTTTAGAATCTTATTCAATTAACGTTGAGGCTTCGTTAAATGTTGCTCGCCTGTGTGCCAAGTTTAATATTCCCTGCGCTTTTACCTCTACAGATTTGGTTTTTGATGGTAAAAGTTCGTTTTATAAAGAAAGCGATCCTGTATCTCCAATTAGTTATTATGGCGAACAAAAAGTAGCAGCAGAACAAAAGATGCTAGCAATACATCCGCAAATAGCAGTTTGTCGGATGCCGTTGATGTTTGGTTTGGCTTCCCCCGTAGCTGGCAGTATGTTGCAGCCAATGGTAACAAATTTAAAAGCTGGAACAGAATTAAACTTATTTGTCGATGAATTTCGTACTCCCGCAAGCGCGACGACGGCAGCAAAAGGGCTGTTACTCGCGATCGAAAAACGAGTAACGGGTATTTTACATTTGGGAGGTAAAGAAAGAATCTCTCGCTATGACTTTGGCTTATTATTGGCAAATATTTTAAATTTGCCAGCGAGTTTAATTAAACCTGGAAAACAAGAAGATGTAACTATGGCTGCACCGCGATCGCCCGATACTTCTCTAGACAGCAGCAAGGCTTTTGTTCTTGGTTATCAACCGCTATCTTTACGCGAAGAGTTATTGAATTTAGTCGAACATCTTTAA
- a CDS encoding CAP domain-containing protein, producing MNPELINQVLKLTNAERTKAGLEPLKLNSQLVDAAQDHSNDMAEDDFFSHTGIDGSSVGDRALDSGYKYSTVGENIAAGQRTAAEVVSGWMNSPGHRANILNPNYQELGVGYRYLANDTGKVNYKHYWTQVFGTSLNNRSGGSNAELPKSTTEDPTPVEPNPTNTDRDSTSKPKKEKTISTPVIDRDINSPDTGIISKVLKLTNAERTKAGLKPLKLNSQLVDAAQNHSNDMAEDDFFSHRGIDGSSVGDRALDSGYKYSTVGENIAAGQRTAAEVVSGWMNSPGHRANILNPNYQEIGIGYEYLANDTGKVNYNHYWTQVFGSPLNSSNNDNLTGSDNSVPTGGNDAVDLGGNWREKFQDWLEDGNWNTFSKLSTNSSLGSAAKIDRDYELSNLVDNISGSDLNESKVFMENSNNQTSL from the coding sequence ATGAATCCAGAATTAATTAACCAAGTTCTTAAACTTACTAACGCCGAACGTACTAAAGCGGGATTAGAACCTTTAAAGCTAAATTCTCAATTAGTTGATGCCGCTCAAGACCATAGTAACGATATGGCAGAAGATGACTTTTTTAGCCATACAGGAATTGATGGTTCTAGTGTAGGCGATCGCGCTTTAGATAGTGGCTACAAATATTCTACTGTAGGCGAAAACATTGCTGCGGGACAGAGAACTGCTGCCGAAGTAGTATCAGGATGGATGAATAGTCCTGGTCATCGTGCCAATATTCTCAATCCAAATTACCAAGAACTTGGCGTTGGCTACAGATATTTAGCCAACGATACGGGAAAGGTTAACTACAAACATTATTGGACTCAAGTTTTTGGAACTTCTTTAAATAATCGTAGTGGAGGTTCTAATGCGGAATTGCCAAAATCGACAACCGAAGATCCTACTCCTGTAGAACCAAATCCTACTAATACAGATCGAGATTCTACCTCTAAACCTAAGAAAGAAAAAACGATATCTACTCCCGTAATCGATCGAGATATTAATTCTCCAGACACTGGAATAATTAGCAAAGTTCTCAAACTTACTAACGCCGAACGCACTAAAGCGGGATTAAAACCTTTAAAGCTAAATTCACAATTAGTTGATGCCGCTCAAAATCATAGTAACGATATGGCAGAGGACGACTTTTTTAGCCATAGGGGAATTGATGGTTCTAGTGTAGGCGATCGCGCCTTAGATAGCGGCTATAAATATTCAACTGTAGGAGAAAATATTGCTGCGGGACAGAGAACTGCTGCCGAAGTAGTATCAGGATGGATGAATAGTCCTGGTCATCGTGCCAATATTCTCAATCCAAATTACCAAGAAATTGGTATTGGCTATGAATATTTAGCCAATGATACGGGAAAAGTCAACTACAATCATTATTGGACGCAGGTTTTTGGCTCTCCTCTAAACAGCAGTAATAACGATAACTTAACGGGTAGTGATAATTCAGTGCCTACGGGTGGTAATGATGCAGTCGATCTTGGTGGCAACTGGAGAGAAAAATTCCAAGATTGGTTAGAAGATGGTAATTGGAACACTTTTTCTAAGTTATCTACTAATTCGAGCTTGGGAAGTGCAGCTAAGATCGATCGAGATTATGAATTAAGCAATCTTGTCGATAATATTTCTGGTTCTGATTTGAATGAAAGCAAAGTATTTATGGAAAATTCAAACAACCAAACATCACTCTAA